A genomic stretch from Juglans microcarpa x Juglans regia isolate MS1-56 chromosome 3S, Jm3101_v1.0, whole genome shotgun sequence includes:
- the LOC121256884 gene encoding protein PLANT CADMIUM RESISTANCE 7-like, translated as MYSTISDGYEKYSDPPSSYSKDTATGVPVSSDGSQYYESSKPAVFQIQSKPRIPWSSGLCGCFSDLKTCLVTCVCPCITFGQIAEIVDKGSTSCGASGALYALVCCVIGCPCLYSCFYRSKMRQQYVLRQTPCCDCLVHCFCECCALCQEHRELKTRGFDMTIGWHGNVEQRNRAAAAMAPVEVEGSMSR; from the exons ATGTATTCAACAATCTCAGATGGTTATGAGAAGTACTCCGACCCGCCGTCTTCATACTCCAAGGACACCGCCACCGGCGTTCCGGTCAGCTCCGACGGCAGCCAGTATTATGAGTCTTCCAAGCCAGCTGTGTTTCAGATTCAGTCTAAACCTCGGATTCCCTGGTCCTCCGGCCTCTGTGGATGTTTCTCCGACCTCAAAACTT GCTTGGTGACATGCGTGTGCCCCTGCATTACCTTTGGTCAGATTGCAGAGATTGTGGATAAAGGATCAACAT CTTGTGGTGCTAGTGGGGCGTTGTACGCACTGGTATGCTGTGTGATAGGGTGTCCATGCCTTTACTCCTGCTTCTACCGCTCAAAAATGAGGCAGCAGTACGTGCTGCGGCAGACCCCTTGCTGTGATTGCTTGGTTCATTGCTTCTGCGAGTGTTGTGCCCTCTGCCAAGAGCATCGTGAGCTCAAAACCCGCGGTTTTGACATGACTATCG GATGGCATGGAAATGTTGAGCAACGTAATCGCGCAGCAGCCGCGATGGCTCCTGTGGAGGTGGAAGGAAGCATGAGTCGATAG